One genomic region from Apodemus sylvaticus chromosome 1, mApoSyl1.1, whole genome shotgun sequence encodes:
- the Mamstr gene encoding MEF2-activating motif and SAP domain-containing transcriptional regulator isoform X3 produces the protein MTLAASSQRSQIIRSKFRSVLQLRIHRRNQDCTSGSDPWISASGPALAPALPPVPASFLVSPGILSPEPAYSPWRSPKKESPKNSQHWKEPKVRGNLTYHLYMPPEQRQGARADLQVERSTLGPPEPPLWEKKNSQRPLSRMKPSSPRVSSPSPPSHKLELQTLKLEELTVSELRQQLRLRGLPVSGTKAMLLERMRGGTPPRDRLKPRREDKETAAPWPRLKPKAAGTPRPPGTVKGSATNHRLKFSGATDSLGTAPAPAPATAPAPAPAPAPAPAPAPTPTPAPAPAPTPAPAPAPAPAPFPTPSPASLTLEEELQEAIRRAQLLPNRDIDDILEDQVEPDDLLPPIPLDFPGSFDLLSPSPDSEGFSSVFSSSLPSPTSSLPPSPRALTDSLDWLEALSGGPPLGSGPPGPSIFSADLSDPSGSRLWELLPDPW, from the exons ATGACCCTGGCAGCCTCCTCCCAGCGCTCCCAAATCATCCGTTCCAAGTTCCGCTCTG tCCTACAGCTCCGGATCCACAGACGGAATCAAGACTGCA cctctgGTTCAGACCCGTGGATCTCAGCCTCAGGCCCAGCTCTGGCTCCAGCTTTGCCCCCTGTTCCTGCCTCTTTCCTTGTCAGCCCTGGCATCTTGTCCCCTGAGCCAGCATATAGTCCTTGGAGGTCTCCAAAGAAG GAATCCCCCAAGAACTCCCAACATTGGAAGGAGCCTAAGGTCAGGGGGAACTTGACATATCATCTGTACATGCCTCCAGAACAGAGACAAGGGGCCAGGGCAGATCTCCAAGTGGAGAGGTCAACCCTGGGTCCCCCGGAACCACCTCTGTGGGAAAAGAAAAACTCACAGAGACCGCTCTCTCG GATGAAGCCTTCCTCACCAAGAGTCTCCAGTCCCTCGCCCCCTTCACACAAGCTGGAGCTTCAGACCCTTAAACTGGAAGAGCTGACG GTCTCGGAGCTTAGGCAGCAGCTGCGCCTGCGGGGACTCCCGGTGTCTGGGACCAAAGCGATGCTCCTAGAGCGCATGCGTGGTGGCACCCCGCCCAGAGACCGGCTGAAACCCCGGCGCGAGGACAAAGAGACCGCTGCTCCCTGGCCGCGCCTCAAGCCCAAGGCTGCGGGAACTCCCCGGCCGCCGGGCACG GTGAAGGGAAGTGCAACAAATCATAGGCTGAAGTTTTCTGGAGCTACGGATTCCCTGGGGACAGCTCCCGCTCCCGCTCCTGCtactgctcctgctcctgctcctgctcccgcTCCCGCTCCCGCTCCCGCTCCAACTCCAactccagctcctgctccagctccgactccagctcctgctccagctcctgctccCGCTCCCTTCCCAACACCTTCTCCAGCTAGCCTGACTCTGGAGGAGGAGCTGCAGGAAGCGATCCGTAGGGCGCAG CTGCTTCCAAACCGCGACATCGATGACATCCTGGAAGACCAAGTGGAGCCAGATG ACCTGCTGCCTCCCATCCCTTTGGACTTCCCTGGCTCATTTGACCTGCTGTCTCCCTCCCCCGACTCGGAAGGCTTCTCTTCCGTCTTCTCCTCTTCACTACCGTCCCCCACAAGCTCCCTGCCCCCGTCTCCAAGGGCCCTCACCGATTCCTTGGACTGGCTGGAGGCCTTGAGTGGGGGTCCGCCACTGGGCTCTGGGCCTCCAGGACCCAGCATCTTCTCTGCGGACCTGTCTGACCCCAGTGGCAGTCGGCTCTGGGAACTGCTACCAGATCCATGGTGA
- the Mamstr gene encoding MEF2-activating motif and SAP domain-containing transcriptional regulator isoform X2 gives MLSLNFPQWQPLVIHSDPRALGALASSVQVSTPALAMTLAASSQRSQIIRSKFRSVLQLRIHRRNQDCTSGSDPWISASGPALAPALPPVPASFLVSPGILSPEPAYSPWRSPKKESPKNSQHWKEPKVRGNLTYHLYMPPEQRQGARADLQVERSTLGPPEPPLWEKKNSQRPLSRMKPSSPRVSSPSPPSHKLELQTLKLEELTVSELRQQLRLRGLPVSGTKAMLLERMRGGTPPRDRLKPRREDKETAAPWPRLKPKAAGTPRPPGTVKGSATNHRLKFSGATDSLGTAPAPAPATAPAPAPAPAPAPAPAPTPTPAPAPAPTPAPAPAPAPAPFPTPSPASLTLEEELQEAIRRAQLLPNRDIDDILEDQVEPDDLLPPIPLDFPGSFDLLSPSPDSEGFSSVFSSSLPSPTSSLPPSPRALTDSLDWLEALSGGPPLGSGPPGPSIFSADLSDPSGSRLWELLPDPW, from the exons ATGCTGTCCCTGAATTTCCCCCAGTGGCAGCCTCTCGTCATCCACTCTGACCCCCGTGCTTTGGGGGCTCTGGCTTCTTCTGTCCAGGTTTCCACCCCAGCCTTGGCAATGACCCTGGCAGCCTCCTCCCAGCGCTCCCAAATCATCCGTTCCAAGTTCCGCTCTG tCCTACAGCTCCGGATCCACAGACGGAATCAAGACTGCA cctctgGTTCAGACCCGTGGATCTCAGCCTCAGGCCCAGCTCTGGCTCCAGCTTTGCCCCCTGTTCCTGCCTCTTTCCTTGTCAGCCCTGGCATCTTGTCCCCTGAGCCAGCATATAGTCCTTGGAGGTCTCCAAAGAAG GAATCCCCCAAGAACTCCCAACATTGGAAGGAGCCTAAGGTCAGGGGGAACTTGACATATCATCTGTACATGCCTCCAGAACAGAGACAAGGGGCCAGGGCAGATCTCCAAGTGGAGAGGTCAACCCTGGGTCCCCCGGAACCACCTCTGTGGGAAAAGAAAAACTCACAGAGACCGCTCTCTCG GATGAAGCCTTCCTCACCAAGAGTCTCCAGTCCCTCGCCCCCTTCACACAAGCTGGAGCTTCAGACCCTTAAACTGGAAGAGCTGACG GTCTCGGAGCTTAGGCAGCAGCTGCGCCTGCGGGGACTCCCGGTGTCTGGGACCAAAGCGATGCTCCTAGAGCGCATGCGTGGTGGCACCCCGCCCAGAGACCGGCTGAAACCCCGGCGCGAGGACAAAGAGACCGCTGCTCCCTGGCCGCGCCTCAAGCCCAAGGCTGCGGGAACTCCCCGGCCGCCGGGCACG GTGAAGGGAAGTGCAACAAATCATAGGCTGAAGTTTTCTGGAGCTACGGATTCCCTGGGGACAGCTCCCGCTCCCGCTCCTGCtactgctcctgctcctgctcctgctcccgcTCCCGCTCCCGCTCCCGCTCCAACTCCAactccagctcctgctccagctccgactccagctcctgctccagctcctgctccCGCTCCCTTCCCAACACCTTCTCCAGCTAGCCTGACTCTGGAGGAGGAGCTGCAGGAAGCGATCCGTAGGGCGCAG CTGCTTCCAAACCGCGACATCGATGACATCCTGGAAGACCAAGTGGAGCCAGATG ACCTGCTGCCTCCCATCCCTTTGGACTTCCCTGGCTCATTTGACCTGCTGTCTCCCTCCCCCGACTCGGAAGGCTTCTCTTCCGTCTTCTCCTCTTCACTACCGTCCCCCACAAGCTCCCTGCCCCCGTCTCCAAGGGCCCTCACCGATTCCTTGGACTGGCTGGAGGCCTTGAGTGGGGGTCCGCCACTGGGCTCTGGGCCTCCAGGACCCAGCATCTTCTCTGCGGACCTGTCTGACCCCAGTGGCAGTCGGCTCTGGGAACTGCTACCAGATCCATGGTGA
- the LOC127669083 gene encoding LOW QUALITY PROTEIN: galactoside alpha-(1,2)-fucosyltransferase 2-like (The sequence of the model RefSeq protein was modified relative to this genomic sequence to represent the inferred CDS: inserted 1 base in 1 codon), which yields MSSRSRSSGKVRPNFPYGMNTPGSCSLEDGAGSLAAISTKDCWRPERRRHLDLARDWRVSPILICKLSAKVYPAAMASAQVPFSFPLAHFLIFVFVTSTIIHLQQRIVRLQPLTEKELQAIQMSSPNPASAEMRQSGELQGMFTINSIGRLGNQMGEYATLFALARMNGRLAFIPASMHNALAPIFRISLPVLHSDADRRIPWQNYHLNDWMEERYRHIPGNFVRLTGYPCSWTFYHHLRPEILKEFTLHDHVREEAQAFLRGLRVNGSQPSTFVGVHVRRGDYVHVMPKVWKGVVADRGYLEKALDRFRARYSSPVFVVTSNGMAWCRENIDASRGDVVFAGNGIEGSPAKDFAVLTQCNHTVMTIGTFGIWAAYLAGGDTVYLANYTLPDSPFLKIFKPEAAFLPEWVGIPADLSPLLKXLTPACPWSHFHLKAGVPCYISGRASTGKRCASGCQREASHVRKTQLTC from the exons GACTGCTGGAGACCTGAGAGACGCCGCCACCTTGATCTCGCCAGAGACTGGAGGGTCTCCCCCATCCTTATCTGCAAACTTTCAGCTAAGGTATATCCAGCAG CCATGGCCAGCGCCCAGgtacctttctcctttcctctggcCCACTTCCTCATCTTTGTCTTTGTGACCTCCACCATCATCCACCTCCAGCAACGAATAGTGAGGCTCCAACCCCTGACGGAGAAGGAATTACAGGCGATTCAAATGTCCTCGCCCAACCCGGCAAGCGCTGAGATGCGGCAGAGTGGCGAGCTGCAGGGCATGTTCACCATCAATTCCATTGGCCGCCTGGGGAACCAAATGGGCGAATACGCTACGCTCTTCGCTCTGGCCAGGATGAATGGACGACTTGCCTTCATCCCCGCGTCCATGCACAACGCTCTAGCGCCCATCTTCAGGATCAGCCTCCCAGTGTTGCACAGCGACGCGGACAGAAGGATCCCGTGGCAGAATTACCACCTCAACGACTGGATGGAGGAGCGTTACCGCCACATCCCGGGCAACTTTGTGCGCCTCACGGGGTACCCGTGCTCCTGGACTTTCTACCACCACCTGCGCCCCGAGATCCTGAAGGAGTTCACCCTGCACGACCACGTGCGCGAGGAGGCCCAGGCCTTCCTGCGTGGTCTGCGTGTGAACGGGAGCCAGCCGAGTACCTTTGTGGGTGTCCACGTGCGCCGAGGGGACTATGTGCATGTCATGCCCAAGGTGTGGAAGGGCGTGGTGGCTGACCGCGGTTACCTGGAAAAGGCCCTGGACAGGTTCCGGGCACGTTATTCGTCTCCAGTCTTTGTGGTTACAAGCAACGGTATGGCCTGGTGCCGGGAGAACATCGACGCCTCTCGAGGAGACGTGGTGTTTGCGGGCAACGGTATTGAGGGCTCTCCAGCCAAGGACTTCGCGGTCCTCACGCAGTGCAACCACACCGTCATGACCATTGGAACCTTTGGGATCTGGGCTGCCTACCTGGCAGGTGGGGATACCGTCTACCTAGCCAACTACACCCTTCCGGATTCTCCATTCCTCAAAATCTTTAAGCCAGAGGCAGCCTTCCTACCCGAGTGGGTGGGCATCCCCGCAGATCTGTCCCCACTCCTTA CACTGACACCAGCCTGTCCCTGGTCCCACTTCCACCTCAAGGCAGGAGTCCCTTGTTACATCTCAGGACGAGCCTCTACTGGGAAGCGGTGCGCCTCGGGCTGCCAGAGAGAGGCCTCACACGTTCGGAAAACCCAGTTGACATGTTAG
- the Mamstr gene encoding MEF2-activating motif and SAP domain-containing transcriptional regulator isoform X1: protein MLSWQEQAGGPGKGEGAGCLPTRPGSVRGLGTCVPPTTAAPTHQPSQASDTPFPPSLSHLPFPSLVLQLRIHRRNQDCTSGSDPWISASGPALAPALPPVPASFLVSPGILSPEPAYSPWRSPKKESPKNSQHWKEPKVRGNLTYHLYMPPEQRQGARADLQVERSTLGPPEPPLWEKKNSQRPLSRMKPSSPRVSSPSPPSHKLELQTLKLEELTVSELRQQLRLRGLPVSGTKAMLLERMRGGTPPRDRLKPRREDKETAAPWPRLKPKAAGTPRPPGTVKGSATNHRLKFSGATDSLGTAPAPAPATAPAPAPAPAPAPAPAPTPTPAPAPAPTPAPAPAPAPAPFPTPSPASLTLEEELQEAIRRAQLLPNRDIDDILEDQVEPDDLLPPIPLDFPGSFDLLSPSPDSEGFSSVFSSSLPSPTSSLPPSPRALTDSLDWLEALSGGPPLGSGPPGPSIFSADLSDPSGSRLWELLPDPW from the exons ATGCTTAGCTggcaggagcaggcaggaggccccgggaagggagagggagcaggCTGCCTGCCCACCCGCCCGGGGAGTGTAAGGGGGTTGGGCACGTGTGTCCCGCCAACAACTGCAGCTCCCACCCACCAGCCAAGTCAGGCTTCGGACACTCCCTTCCCGCCTTCCCTGTcccacctcccttttccttccttagtCCTACAGCTCCGGATCCACAGACGGAATCAAGACTGCA cctctgGTTCAGACCCGTGGATCTCAGCCTCAGGCCCAGCTCTGGCTCCAGCTTTGCCCCCTGTTCCTGCCTCTTTCCTTGTCAGCCCTGGCATCTTGTCCCCTGAGCCAGCATATAGTCCTTGGAGGTCTCCAAAGAAG GAATCCCCCAAGAACTCCCAACATTGGAAGGAGCCTAAGGTCAGGGGGAACTTGACATATCATCTGTACATGCCTCCAGAACAGAGACAAGGGGCCAGGGCAGATCTCCAAGTGGAGAGGTCAACCCTGGGTCCCCCGGAACCACCTCTGTGGGAAAAGAAAAACTCACAGAGACCGCTCTCTCG GATGAAGCCTTCCTCACCAAGAGTCTCCAGTCCCTCGCCCCCTTCACACAAGCTGGAGCTTCAGACCCTTAAACTGGAAGAGCTGACG GTCTCGGAGCTTAGGCAGCAGCTGCGCCTGCGGGGACTCCCGGTGTCTGGGACCAAAGCGATGCTCCTAGAGCGCATGCGTGGTGGCACCCCGCCCAGAGACCGGCTGAAACCCCGGCGCGAGGACAAAGAGACCGCTGCTCCCTGGCCGCGCCTCAAGCCCAAGGCTGCGGGAACTCCCCGGCCGCCGGGCACG GTGAAGGGAAGTGCAACAAATCATAGGCTGAAGTTTTCTGGAGCTACGGATTCCCTGGGGACAGCTCCCGCTCCCGCTCCTGCtactgctcctgctcctgctcctgctcccgcTCCCGCTCCCGCTCCCGCTCCAACTCCAactccagctcctgctccagctccgactccagctcctgctccagctcctgctccCGCTCCCTTCCCAACACCTTCTCCAGCTAGCCTGACTCTGGAGGAGGAGCTGCAGGAAGCGATCCGTAGGGCGCAG CTGCTTCCAAACCGCGACATCGATGACATCCTGGAAGACCAAGTGGAGCCAGATG ACCTGCTGCCTCCCATCCCTTTGGACTTCCCTGGCTCATTTGACCTGCTGTCTCCCTCCCCCGACTCGGAAGGCTTCTCTTCCGTCTTCTCCTCTTCACTACCGTCCCCCACAAGCTCCCTGCCCCCGTCTCCAAGGGCCCTCACCGATTCCTTGGACTGGCTGGAGGCCTTGAGTGGGGGTCCGCCACTGGGCTCTGGGCCTCCAGGACCCAGCATCTTCTCTGCGGACCTGTCTGACCCCAGTGGCAGTCGGCTCTGGGAACTGCTACCAGATCCATGGTGA